The following are encoded in a window of Methanorbis rubei genomic DNA:
- a CDS encoding TIGR00269 family protein, which produces MAVCDLCASKAVWRDPASGAVLCGDHFSAWYEEGVRDAIEKYAMIPSGSRVAVGLSGGKDSTVLLTVLAKLNLDAEFVAITVDEGIANYRDDTISAAVSLVKRLGVEHRIVSFADVCGKTLDELLVSAPERACSVCGTLRRRALNAAARDAGASLIATGHCMDDEAQSVLMNYLRGDIRRVAENYHTNAGDLFIPRIKPLCRCTERATVAYGIVNRLLTPLPECPYTKYALRAGIRTELGVLEHKYPGTLSNIVSGQERLIAKLGVMQGEVTEMGVCERCGEPTQNRLCAACTLIEKLEHLE; this is translated from the coding sequence GTGGCGGTCTGTGATCTCTGCGCATCAAAGGCTGTCTGGCGTGATCCTGCGAGCGGAGCGGTTTTGTGCGGGGATCATTTTTCGGCATGGTATGAAGAGGGCGTTCGGGATGCGATTGAAAAGTATGCGATGATCCCTTCCGGTTCCCGGGTGGCGGTCGGGCTTTCGGGCGGGAAGGATAGTACTGTTCTTCTGACTGTTCTTGCAAAGCTGAATCTTGATGCAGAGTTTGTGGCGATTACGGTGGATGAGGGGATTGCGAATTATCGCGATGATACGATCTCGGCAGCCGTTTCACTGGTGAAGCGGCTTGGTGTTGAGCACCGGATTGTTTCGTTTGCTGATGTCTGTGGAAAAACGCTGGATGAGCTTTTAGTGTCTGCGCCGGAACGGGCGTGTTCGGTCTGCGGGACGCTTCGGCGGCGGGCGCTGAATGCTGCTGCCCGCGATGCGGGGGCGAGTCTGATTGCGACCGGCCACTGTATGGATGATGAGGCGCAGTCTGTTCTGATGAATTATCTGCGTGGGGATATCCGGAGAGTTGCGGAGAATTATCATACGAATGCAGGCGATCTGTTTATTCCGAGAATCAAGCCGCTCTGCCGCTGTACGGAACGGGCGACGGTTGCTTACGGGATTGTGAATCGTTTGCTTACGCCTCTGCCTGAGTGTCCGTACACAAAGTATGCCCTCCGTGCGGGAATCCGGACCGAGCTTGGGGTTCTGGAACATAAGTATCCGGGGACGCTTTCTAATATTGTGTCAGGTCAGGAGAGACTGATTGCAAAACTCGGTGTTATGCAGGGCGAAGTGACGGAGATGGGTGTCTGCGAGCGATGCGGCGAACCGACGCAGAACAGGTTGTGTGCTGCGTGTACGCTGATTGAGAAGCTGGAACATTTGGAATAA
- the pth2 gene encoding peptidyl-tRNA hydrolase Pth2 — protein sequence MTGGEEVFKYKQCLILRTDLKLSCGKMCAQAAHASIGAYEKASLLDKKAWMREGQKKVALKAVSERALYELKATAEIQGIPVSLIIDAGYTEIPPGTVTALGIGPAKAELIDKITGGLPLL from the coding sequence ATGACTGGCGGCGAAGAAGTCTTCAAATACAAACAATGCCTCATCCTCAGAACCGATCTCAAACTCAGCTGCGGCAAAATGTGTGCCCAGGCAGCCCATGCCTCAATAGGAGCCTACGAAAAAGCCTCACTCCTTGACAAAAAAGCATGGATGCGGGAAGGCCAGAAAAAAGTAGCACTCAAAGCTGTGAGCGAACGGGCACTCTATGAACTCAAAGCAACCGCTGAAATACAGGGAATTCCCGTCTCCTTAATTATCGACGCAGGCTACACCGAAATACCGCCCGGAACCGTCACCGCTCTTGGCATCGGCCCTGCCAAAGCTGAACTCATCGACAAAATCACCGGCGGTCTCCCGCTTCTCTAA
- a CDS encoding DUF116 domain-containing protein, with protein MPVTLPFEMTLFNSPFWDNFALLVGQILLILIIVWIVFVIAMVALIVLSIKRKHLYFPMLLRPVLAFTEGAVATGCQVLGVDATQLMEFLIKIDNDVNTTAFAAVPVENRAVFFPQCLRSSNCPARLTPDGLKCVSCGRCGLGSVIPPLEEAGYKTFLIPGSTFIKRMVKKYRPQAMIGVGCILEVKEGLEMGKRISMITLGVVTKTDGCVETTMDWDELLEVASIGLPEPIVRREPEAKSDQ; from the coding sequence ATGCCTGTTACGCTGCCGTTTGAGATGACGTTGTTCAACAGTCCGTTCTGGGATAATTTTGCGCTGCTGGTCGGACAGATTCTTCTGATTCTGATTATTGTCTGGATCGTGTTTGTGATTGCGATGGTTGCGTTGATTGTTCTTTCAATCAAACGCAAGCATCTCTACTTCCCGATGCTGCTCAGACCGGTCCTCGCGTTTACGGAAGGAGCGGTTGCGACCGGCTGTCAGGTTCTCGGTGTTGATGCAACGCAGCTGATGGAATTCTTGATCAAGATCGATAATGATGTGAACACCACTGCGTTTGCGGCTGTTCCGGTTGAGAACCGCGCGGTCTTTTTCCCGCAGTGTCTGCGGTCTTCCAACTGTCCTGCCCGTCTTACGCCGGACGGGCTGAAGTGTGTTTCGTGTGGCAGGTGTGGTCTGGGCTCCGTCATCCCGCCTCTGGAGGAGGCAGGATACAAGACGTTTTTGATTCCGGGCTCCACGTTCATCAAGCGGATGGTGAAGAAGTACCGGCCTCAGGCGATGATCGGGGTCGGTTGTATTCTTGAGGTGAAGGAGGGTCTTGAGATGGGGAAGCGTATCTCGATGATCACGCTTGGTGTGGTGACCAAGACTGACGGCTGTGTTGAGACGACGATGGACTGGGATGAGCTGCTTGAGGTTGCGTCGATCGGACTGCCTGAACCGATCGTGCGGCGTGAACCTGAGGCGAAATCTGATCAGTAA
- the truD gene encoding tRNA pseudouridine(13) synthase TruD has translation MKPSAYPLEQSLGMNYYATDAKGIGGVLRSSPEDFIVEELPIKFTGTGPYLIVKLTKRSWEHQHAMREITKRLGISPKRLAWGGTKDRNAVTTQYISLYDVTEEDLAKVAIKDITLEPITHHQFSLGLGSLEGNRFTITLRGCEAEDLTARVEAITKDILESGIPNYYGIQRFGALKPVTHRVGLHILRGEYEEAVKMYVGDVFPRESDEVKAARRAFAETGDAKAALHDLPVQLSYERIMLDSLMKQPGDYGRALQAMPPKLLSMFVSAYQSWLFNSALSARCARGVPLEDAAVGEHLIFTNDRIDTVTEKNIATARQHMKRGRCAVAAWMPGATLPVTPGPMEEEMFSLMKTDNVTMQSFADAAAFTGTNFDGAHRKITLHTEIEYSVAGSDVTLMFTLPPGHYATTVCREYMQGSPEQMV, from the coding sequence ATGAAACCATCCGCCTACCCACTCGAACAGTCCCTCGGCATGAATTATTACGCAACCGATGCCAAAGGCATCGGAGGCGTTCTCAGAAGCAGCCCCGAAGACTTCATCGTCGAAGAACTGCCGATAAAATTTACCGGCACCGGCCCCTACCTCATCGTAAAACTTACCAAACGATCATGGGAACACCAGCATGCCATGCGGGAGATCACCAAACGCCTCGGGATCAGTCCGAAACGGCTTGCCTGGGGAGGAACCAAAGACCGCAACGCAGTCACCACCCAGTACATCTCCCTCTATGACGTCACCGAAGAAGACCTCGCCAAAGTTGCCATCAAAGACATCACGCTTGAACCGATAACTCATCACCAGTTCTCCCTCGGTCTCGGTAGTCTTGAAGGAAACCGCTTCACCATAACACTTCGCGGCTGTGAGGCCGAAGACCTCACCGCCCGCGTTGAAGCGATCACCAAAGACATCCTTGAGTCCGGCATCCCCAACTACTATGGAATCCAGCGATTCGGCGCACTAAAGCCGGTCACGCATCGCGTCGGCCTTCACATTCTTCGCGGCGAGTACGAGGAAGCGGTGAAAATGTACGTCGGCGATGTGTTCCCGCGGGAGTCCGACGAAGTCAAAGCCGCACGGCGTGCCTTCGCCGAGACCGGTGACGCAAAAGCAGCTCTCCATGACCTTCCGGTCCAGCTCTCCTACGAACGCATCATGCTCGACTCGCTCATGAAGCAGCCGGGCGACTACGGGCGTGCCCTTCAGGCGATGCCGCCCAAACTTCTCTCCATGTTTGTCTCCGCGTACCAGTCCTGGCTCTTCAACTCGGCACTCTCCGCACGCTGTGCGAGAGGCGTGCCTCTCGAAGACGCAGCGGTAGGCGAACATCTCATCTTCACGAACGACCGCATCGATACCGTGACCGAGAAAAATATCGCAACCGCCCGTCAGCATATGAAACGCGGTCGGTGTGCGGTCGCCGCATGGATGCCGGGCGCAACACTTCCCGTGACTCCGGGACCAATGGAAGAGGAAATGTTTTCGCTGATGAAGACAGACAACGTCACCATGCAAAGTTTTGCCGACGCTGCCGCATTTACCGGAACAAACTTCGACGGAGCCCACAGAAAAATTACGCTCCATACCGAGATCGAGTACTCGGTCGCAGGGAGTGATGTCACGCTGATGTTTACGCTTCCGCCTGGCCATTATGCAACAACCGTCTGCCGCGAGTACATGCAGGGCTCGCCTGAGCAGATGGTCTGA